One genomic region from Strix uralensis isolate ZFMK-TIS-50842 chromosome 5, bStrUra1, whole genome shotgun sequence encodes:
- the LOC141944828 gene encoding potassium voltage-gated channel subfamily A member 1-like, with amino-acid sequence MEIALVTLENGGATAIAGGEDAAAGGSARARRRGNVLHIAGSAAAPRLSDGKEGSPPPPAPPPPPPPPAGEERERPPPAPRGGGGRPHPPPRAPRPAAAAEMGPPEEGGHRRGMAMAAAGEEEEEEEAAAAAGSPGAMHHQRVLINISGLRFETQLGTLNQFPDTLLGDPDKRMRYFDPLRNEYFFDRNRPSFDGILYFYQSGGKLRRPVNVSIDVFADEIRFYQLGEEAMERFREDEGFIKEEEKPLPRNEFQRQVWLIFEYPESSSSARAIAIVSVLVILISIITFCLETLPEFRDEREMPVPLPPQSGGLNGTAGDSPPMQPPSSLSDPFFIIETTCVIWFTFELLVRFFACPSKPEFSRNIMNIIDIVAIIPYFITLGTELAHEQQQPGAGSSNGGGGQQQAMSLAILRVIRLVRVFRIFKLSRHSKGLQILGQTLKASMRELGLLIFFLFIGVILFSSAVYFAEADDPESHFSSIPDAFWWAVVTMTTVGYGDMRPVTVGGKIVGSLCAIAGVLTIALPVPVIVSNFNYFYHRETDHEEQAILKDEHSSAQGSAAGGDAKRRSSRNSLNKSVVHLENSEGFNNGTSSLEKTNIKAKSNVDLRKSLYALCLDTNRETDL; translated from the coding sequence ATGGAGATCGCGCTGGTGACTCTGGAGAACGGCGGCGCCACGGCCATCGCGGGCGGCGAGGATGCCGcggccggcggcagcgcccgggcccGGCGCCGGGGCAACGTGCTCCACATCgccggctccgccgccgcgccgcggctGAGCGACGGCAAAGAGGGATCCCccccgccgccagcgccgccgccgccgccgcctccgccggcgGGCGAGGAGCGGGAgcggcccccgccggccccccggggaggcggcgggaggccccacccgccgccccgcgccccgcgccccgccgcggcggccgagATGGGTCCCCCGGAGGAGGGGGGGCACCGGCGGGGCAtggccatggcggcggcgggcgaggaggaggaggaggaggaggcggcggcggcggcgggcagcccggGCGCCATGCACCACCAGCGGGTGCTGATCAACATCTCGGGGCTGCGCTTCGAGACCCAGCTGGGCACCCTCAACCAGTTCCCCGACACGCTGCTGGGGGACCCCGACAAGCGCATGCGGTACTTCGACCCGCTGCGCAACGAGTACTTCTTCGACCGCAACCGGCCCAGCTTCGACGGGATCCTCTACTTCTACCAGTCCGGGGGCAAGCTCCGCCGGCCCGTCAACGTCTCCATCGACGTCTTCGCCGACGAGATCCGCTTCTACCAGCTGGGCGAGGAGGCCATGGAGCGCTTCCGGGAGGACGAGGGCTTCATCAAAGAGGAGGAGAAGCCCCTGCCCCGCAATGAGTTCCAGCGCCAGGTCTGGCTCATCTTTGAGTACCCCGAGAGCTCCAGCTCGGCCCGGGCCATCGCTATCGTCTCCGTGCTGGTCATCCTCATCTCCATCATCACCTTCTGCCTGGAGACCCTCCCAGAATTCAGGGACGAGAGGGAGATGCCCGTGCCCCTGCCCCCACAAAGTGGAGGTTTGAATGGCACGGCCGGGGACTCCCCACCCATGCAGCCACCCAGCAGCCTCTCTGACCCCTTCTTCATCATCGAGACCACCTGCGTGATCTGGTTCACCTTTGAGCTCCTCGTGCGCTTCTTTGCCTGCCCCAGCAAGCCCGAGTTCTCCCGCAACATCATGAACATCATTGACATTGTGGCCATCATCCCCTACTTCATCACCCTGGGCACCGAGCTGGcccatgagcagcagcagcccgggGCTGGCAGTAGCAATGGGGGCGGGGGCCAGCAGCAAGCCATGTCCCTGGCCATCCTCAGAGTCATCCGCCTGGTCAGGGTCTTCAGgatcttcaagctctccaggcacTCCAAGGGGCTGCAGATCTTGGGACAGACTTTGAAAGCCAGCATGAGGGAGCTGGGcctcctcatcttcttcctcttcatcggCGTGATCCTCTTCTCCAGTGCTGTCTACTTTGCTGAGGCCGATGACCCTGAGTCTCATTTCTCCAGCATCCCTGATGCTTTCTGGTGGGCGGTGGTGACCATGACCACTGTGGGCTATGGGGATATGCGACCTGTCACCGTGGGGGGCAAGATTGTGGGTTCCTTGTGTGCCATCGCGGGTGTGCTCACCATCGCCCTGCCCGTCCCTGTCATCGTGTCCAACTTCAACTACTTCTACCACCGAGAGACTGATCATGAAGAGCAGGCTATCCTCAAAGATGAACACAGTAGTGCTCAGGGCAGCGCAGCGGGGGGAGATGCGAAGAGAAGATCCAGTAGAAACTCTCTGAACAAATCTGTTGTGCACTTGGAAAACAGTGAGGGGTTCAACAATGGCACCAGCTCCTTAGAGAAAACCAATATCAAAGCGAAAAGTAACGTAGATCTCAGAAAATCCCTTTATGCTCTCTGTCTGGACACCAATAGGGAAACAGACCTGTAA